GGCTATCAGTTTCTGGAGGTCGACAGCGATGCCGTCTACGAAATCGGCGTCGGCCCCATTCATGCAGGGATCATTGAACCGGGTCACTTTCGATTTTCGGCGGTCGGTGAATCGATCATCACCATGAAGGCACGCCTCTGGTTCGTCCATCGCGGCATCGAGAAGTTGTTCGAGGGGTGCTCGTACCCCGAGGCCATCGTTCTCGCCGAGAAGATCTCTGGAGACACCTCGGTTGGCCACGCCCTCGCCATGGCCCAGGCGATCGAAGACGCGCTCGGGATCGAGATCGATACCACAAGTGCACTCCTACGCCAGCTCCTCCTCGGCTTGGAGCAGACCTACAACCTCATCAATGACATTGGGGCCATCGCAAACGACGTTGCCTTCTCCATCATTCATGCCTTCACCGGCGTCCAGCGCGAGCACGTCATGCGCGAGAACAGACGCCTTACCGGTCATCGACTGCTGCGCGGAGCGGTGAGGCTAGGGGGCGCCGACCTGCGCGAGCGACCTGATCCCCAGTTCTTTGTGGAGCGATTGACGGCGATGAACGAGATCATCGACATCTTCACCTCCAACATCATGGCCATGGACAGATTGAAGGGTACTGGCATCCTAGACACCGTTGATGCCAAAGCAATCGGGTGTGTTGGCTATGTCGCACTCGCCTCCGGTCTGCCCATTGCGGAGGTAGGAGCCCCGCTCCGTGACGCCTCGTTGGGTCATGGGGCCTCACTGGACAAAACCCCACCATTGGACCATGACAAACCGGCGCTGATCCACTCCCAGGCGCAAAACCACGCCGGGATCACGCCCTTACAAACCGGTGACGTCGCGGCCCGCCTTGATGTTCGCCTCCAACAGCTGCGTGCGACCTTGGTCCATCTCGCAGAGGTATCAGCACAACTGAGTGGGCATCCAATGTCCACAGTGACCGGCACCCAAGACTACTCGTTATCGAGAACAAGCGGAATCGCCTGCGTCGAGAGCTGGAGAGGCCGACTCACCCATCGTATCGTCGCTGAAAATGGATGCATCCTACGGGCAAAGATCGTCGACCCCTCCTTCTTCAACTGGCCAGCTGTCTCGATCTCTCTCCGTGGAGCGATGGTAGCCGATTTTCCGTTGATCAACAAGAGTTTCAATCTCTCCTACGCTGGCAACGACCTCTAAACGTTCGATGGACGACGACATAATCGATCGGCCCTAACCCGTGAGCGATCCCGACGCAACAGCGCCTTCCAAGAGCAGCCACTCACGCGACCCGTATCCATCACCAATGTACCGTTTGACGCGCTCTGCCGTCAACGATACATCCAAGGGTTCACCGGATATCGACAACGGGGAGAACTTCATGGATCCGATCAGCGCAACGCTTTGGGACCCTTACCACCTTGTGCCGCGCGCTGGGTCCAGCTACCAGAACGACGGAAGACTTTGGGACACCGCCAACGTGGGCGATGAGCGCCGTAGTCGCTTCATTCGCCTTCCCCTCGATCGGTCGCGCCCGAACCTCGACGCCGAGGGATCCATCACTCAACCGACTGAGGCGCTCGATCCTTCGCCCGGGACGAACCACAACATGAAGATCAACCATCTCCTCAGTACGATCCTCCATAGTGGCGAGACTAGCGTCGATCTCACTCAAGACCGTCAGCGAACCTGACAGCGACGGATTCGCAGACCGACTCTTGATCGAACAGCCATAGTCGGAGACGGCAACTCTTGTAGCGATTGACTATCGATCTACCCAGCCGCGCAGGACCTTGGCTCCCTCCCTAGAACCCGATGACTGTTGCGCCCTCGAGCGCATACCTGACAAAGGCGTCGCGGG
This sequence is a window from Ferrimicrobium sp.. Protein-coding genes within it:
- a CDS encoding NADH-quinone oxidoreductase subunit C; translated protein: MSTTIPTKSLTPNDVAPALSAALEAGGRVALVSAEDRSDDGVIEIAYVLANTPTAPLVEWALPLERSDPQLLSMASLDFSTGRFEREIADQFGVTLVGHPQPARLVKHAHWPSEYHPLLHGAAPSPGRLTDERGYQFLEVDSDAVYEIGVGPIHAGIIEPGHFRFSAVGESIITMKARLWFVHRGIEKLFEGCSYPEAIVLAEKISGDTSVGHALAMAQAIEDALGIEIDTTSALLRQLLLGLEQTYNLINDIGAIANDVAFSIIHAFTGVQREHVMRENRRLTGHRLLRGAVRLGGADLRERPDPQFFVERLTAMNEIIDIFTSNIMAMDRLKGTGILDTVDAKAIGCVGYVALASGLPIAEVGAPLRDASLGHGASLDKTPPLDHDKPALIHSQAQNHAGITPLQTGDVAARLDVRLQQLRATLVHLAEVSAQLSGHPMSTVTGTQDYSLSRTSGIACVESWRGRLTHRIVAENGCILRAKIVDPSFFNWPAVSISLRGAMVADFPLINKSFNLSYAGNDL
- a CDS encoding DUF167 domain-containing protein; this translates as MEDRTEEMVDLHVVVRPGRRIERLSRLSDGSLGVEVRARPIEGKANEATTALIAHVGGVPKSSVVLVAGPSARHKVVRVPKRCADRIHEVLPVVDIR